A window of Candidatus Obscuribacterales bacterium genomic DNA:
AGCGGGCATAGCTTACAGAGCCCGACACGCTAAAACCGACCCAGCGTCCACCTTGCTGGCGGTGATACTGCTGAAATTGGTCTAGGGACTCATGGTAGGTCAAGTTGACATAGGGCCAATAGTCCAAACCAGCTCGTTTAAGCTGGCGATCGCTAATCTCAAATCCGAGGGGGCCAACAAGATGCAGCTCAGTCTCGGTTGCGGCACAGGTGCGGGCAATGTTGCCAGTGTTGGGTGGAATTTGGGGATGGACTAGAACAATACGAGGCATAGAACAAGATATATTTGTTTATCTTATGAATCAGCAATATTTCAACATTAAATGACAGCCCGCGATCGCCTTTAGGGCAGAAATCGATCGAGGGCCGCCTTAAGTTCTTCAATCTCAGTGTCAATATTTCCTTCACGGGC
This region includes:
- a CDS encoding tRNA (cytidine(34)-2'-O)-methyltransferase, which encodes MPRIVLVHPQIPPNTGNIARTCAATETELHLVGPLGFEISDRQLKRAGLDYWPYVNLTYHESLDQFQQYHRQQGGRWVGFSVSGSVSYARFQFAADDWLLFGCETAGLPADVLDACDARVHIPMSQPQVRSLNLSVSVAIGLFEARRQLDLLHAKPHVRL